In the Brassica napus cultivar Da-Ae chromosome A7, Da-Ae, whole genome shotgun sequence genome, one interval contains:
- the LOC125576641 gene encoding profilin-1-like, with translation MSWQSYVDDHLMCDVEGNHLTAAAILGQDGSVWAQSADFPQLKPEEIKGITTDFEEPGFLAPTGLFLGGAKYMVIQGEPGAVIRGKKGPGGVTIKKTTQALVIGIYEEPMTGGQCNLVVERLGDYLIESDL, from the exons atgtcgTGGCAATCGTACGTTGATGACCACCTTATGTGCGATGTGGAAGGCAACCACCTCACCGCCGCCGCGATTCTCGGTCAAGACGGCAGTGTCTGGGCTCAGAGCGCCGATTTCCCTCag TTGAAGCCTGAAGAGATCAAAGGAATCACCACGGACTTCGAGGAGCCTGGGTTCCTTGCCCCAACCGGTCTATTTCTCGGTGGAGCCAAGTACATGGTTATTCAAGGTGAACCAGGAGCTGTCATCCGAGGCAAGAAG GGACCTGGAGGCGTTACTATCAAGAAGACGACTCAAGCCTTGGTCATTGGCATCTACGAGGAGCCCATGACTGGAGGGCAGTGCAACTTGGTTGTGGAAAGGCTCGGGGATTACCTCATCGAGTCTGACCTCTAA